In one window of Pseudomonas benzenivorans DNA:
- a CDS encoding MFS transporter: MTAQAKAKWFRFLVLVLGGGTIYKLGSLKDAFYVPMQEFMGLSHTEIGTLMSVNAIVATALFVVGGMLADRFDTRKLIPLGLLGTGGLGLYLASFPGFDRLLIVFGLLAICADCIFWPSLLKAIRNLGDDNEQGRMFGLLEGGRGVVDTLIAFSALGVFVLMGSGAAGLKSAILFYAAIDILAGILTWFLLTEGASRPVTTPRTGLDGLLQAVRLPGVWLVSFNVFMVYIVYCGLTYFIPYLKDMYELPVALVGAYGIINQYFLKVLGGPAGGFLADKRLKSSTRYLKWAFVALLPLMAIIMLIPKGPSFIYAGMAATLSFALIVFTMRGVFWAPMSEVGIAPHISGSAFGIGCLIGYAPGMFAYVIYGAILDSYPGQQGYDYVFSLMSLLAVIGFMVSSALYRRVHSRATLPADGALPQS; this comes from the coding sequence ATGACAGCACAGGCCAAAGCCAAGTGGTTTCGCTTTCTGGTCCTCGTCCTCGGTGGCGGGACCATCTATAAGCTGGGCAGTCTCAAGGACGCCTTCTACGTCCCCATGCAGGAGTTCATGGGGCTGAGTCATACCGAGATCGGCACGCTCATGAGCGTCAATGCCATTGTCGCCACCGCGCTTTTCGTGGTCGGCGGCATGCTCGCCGATCGTTTCGATACCCGTAAGCTGATCCCCCTGGGTTTGCTCGGCACCGGTGGTCTGGGGCTCTACCTGGCGAGCTTTCCCGGGTTCGACAGGCTGCTGATCGTGTTCGGCCTGTTGGCCATCTGCGCCGACTGCATCTTCTGGCCCTCCCTGCTCAAGGCCATCAGAAACCTCGGCGATGACAATGAGCAGGGGCGCATGTTCGGCTTGCTGGAGGGCGGCCGTGGCGTGGTCGACACCCTGATCGCCTTCTCCGCCCTGGGCGTGTTCGTCCTCATGGGCTCGGGGGCGGCGGGGCTGAAGTCGGCCATCCTGTTCTACGCGGCGATCGATATCCTCGCCGGTATCCTCACCTGGTTCCTGCTCACGGAAGGGGCGAGCCGCCCGGTGACGACACCGCGCACCGGCCTCGATGGCCTGCTCCAGGCCGTCCGACTGCCGGGCGTCTGGCTGGTCAGTTTCAACGTGTTCATGGTCTACATCGTCTATTGCGGCCTGACCTATTTCATCCCCTACCTGAAGGACATGTACGAGCTGCCGGTGGCCCTGGTCGGCGCCTACGGGATCATCAACCAGTATTTCCTCAAGGTACTGGGGGGACCGGCAGGTGGCTTCTTGGCGGACAAGCGTTTGAAGAGTTCGACGCGCTACCTGAAGTGGGCGTTCGTGGCGCTGCTGCCGCTCATGGCGATCATCATGCTGATCCCCAAGGGGCCGAGTTTCATCTATGCCGGCATGGCCGCGACGCTCTCCTTCGCGCTGATCGTCTTCACCATGCGTGGGGTGTTCTGGGCACCGATGAGCGAGGTGGGGATCGCGCCGCATATCAGCGGTTCGGCCTTCGGCATCGGCTGTTTGATTGGTTATGCCCCGGGCATGTTCGCCTATGTCATCTATGGCGCCATCCTCGATAGTTACCCAGGGCAGCAGGGCTACGACTATGTCTTTTCCCTGATGAGCCTGCTGGCGGTGATCGGTTTCATGGTTTCCAGTGCGCTTTATCGCAGGGTGCACAGCCGCGCGACCCTGCCAGCGGACGGCGCACTGCCGCAAAGCTAA
- a CDS encoding DeoR/GlpR family DNA-binding transcription regulator, translating into MTLAPRQHDILNLARERGYVSIDELAQAFAVTPQTIRRDINQLAEQGLLRRTHGGAASEASSTQNTAYAMRAGQMREEKQRIAEAVAAHVPDHASLFISIGTTTEAIARELLKRKGLKVITNNLHVAAQLSSKADFEVLVAGGTVRSDGGVVGQATVDFIQQFKVDFALIGISGIDEDGSLLDFDYQEVRVTQSIMANARQVLLAADSSKFGRNAVVRLGSITLVDRVFTDAPPSAAIGRLLAEHQIRLELV; encoded by the coding sequence ATGACCCTGGCGCCGCGCCAACACGACATTCTCAACCTCGCCCGCGAACGCGGCTATGTCAGCATCGACGAGTTGGCCCAGGCCTTCGCCGTCACGCCGCAGACCATCCGCCGCGACATCAACCAGCTGGCCGAGCAGGGCCTGCTGCGGCGCACCCATGGCGGCGCGGCGAGCGAGGCCTCGAGCACCCAGAACACCGCCTATGCCATGCGTGCCGGGCAGATGCGCGAGGAAAAGCAGCGCATCGCCGAGGCCGTCGCCGCCCACGTCCCCGACCACGCCTCGCTGTTCATCAGCATCGGCACCACCACCGAGGCAATCGCCCGGGAACTGCTCAAGCGCAAGGGTCTGAAGGTGATCACCAACAACCTGCACGTGGCCGCCCAGCTCAGCAGCAAGGCGGATTTCGAGGTGCTGGTGGCCGGCGGTACGGTGCGCAGCGACGGCGGCGTGGTCGGCCAGGCGACCGTGGACTTCATCCAGCAGTTCAAGGTCGACTTCGCCCTGATCGGCATCAGCGGAATCGACGAAGACGGCAGCCTGCTCGACTTCGACTACCAGGAAGTGCGGGTCACCCAATCGATCATGGCCAACGCCCGCCAAGTGCTGCTCGCCGCCGACTCCAGCAAGTTCGGCCGCAATGCCGTGGTCCGCCTCGGCTCGATCACCCTGGTCGACCGCGTGTTCACCGACGCCCCGCCCTCGGCCGCGATCGGCCGGCTGCTCGCCGAACACCAGATCCGTCTCGAACTGGTCTGA
- a CDS encoding sugar phosphate isomerase/epimerase family protein gives MNPIQARFCALLSHKAGGDGPPPLLTPAVARKLLERLGQARLFAHGYPLLSNLTQGCLKPADLLDFAYRHELQGLSLHLLDGDENSLSRMSSEQLLAFASKAEALGLALHLEISSTRQEDVDQVVAIARALGVRNIRVYSRYEGHLSRVLELIESDLRYLAEQADRYELFFDFEQHEELKSFEIARMLERLGHPRLHALFDFGNMINACEQPLAALQALAPHIRQVHLKGVRIVPEQNGFGHYGVLQGSADDDLPGPRMFYELLMLGERTPQVIAFILEQENHYIAPSFRQADEAPDPFIPYREMSETALPSGYTAPRMARDEPRWAANQIRYVRSLMDELRLLAELTLAEARDPRS, from the coding sequence ATGAACCCTATCCAAGCGCGCTTCTGCGCCCTGCTGAGCCACAAGGCCGGTGGCGACGGACCCCCGCCCTTACTCACCCCGGCAGTGGCCCGTAAGCTGCTCGAGCGCCTGGGCCAGGCGCGACTGTTCGCCCATGGCTACCCCTTGCTGAGCAACCTCACCCAAGGCTGCCTGAAACCCGCTGACCTGCTCGACTTCGCCTATCGCCATGAACTCCAGGGCCTGAGCCTGCACCTGCTCGACGGTGATGAGAACAGCCTCAGCCGCATGAGTTCCGAGCAGCTCCTGGCGTTCGCCAGCAAGGCCGAGGCACTGGGCCTGGCGCTGCATCTGGAGATCAGCAGCACGCGCCAAGAGGATGTGGATCAGGTCGTGGCCATCGCCAGGGCCTTGGGCGTGCGCAACATTCGCGTGTACTCACGCTACGAGGGGCATCTGTCCCGGGTGCTGGAGCTGATCGAGTCTGACCTGCGCTATCTGGCCGAGCAGGCGGATCGCTACGAGTTGTTCTTCGACTTCGAGCAGCACGAAGAGCTCAAGAGCTTCGAAATCGCCCGGATGCTCGAGCGCCTCGGGCATCCGCGGCTGCATGCGCTGTTCGACTTCGGCAACATGATCAACGCCTGCGAGCAGCCCCTGGCAGCCCTGCAGGCCCTGGCGCCGCATATCCGTCAGGTGCACCTGAAGGGGGTACGCATCGTCCCCGAGCAAAACGGCTTCGGTCACTACGGGGTGCTGCAGGGCAGCGCCGACGACGATCTGCCCGGTCCGCGCATGTTCTATGAGCTGCTCATGCTCGGCGAGCGGACGCCCCAGGTGATCGCCTTCATCCTGGAGCAGGAAAACCACTACATCGCCCCGTCCTTTCGCCAGGCCGATGAAGCGCCAGACCCCTTTATTCCCTACCGCGAGATGAGCGAGACCGCGTTGCCTTCCGGCTACACGGCGCCGCGCATGGCCCGCGACGAGCCGCGCTGGGCAGCCAACCAGATCCGCTATGTGCGCAGCCTGATGGACGAGCTCAGGTTGCTAGCCGAACTGACCCTGGCCGAGGCCCGCGACCCTCGGTCTTAA
- a CDS encoding PhzF family phenazine biosynthesis protein encodes MQLEFHQVDAFSHRPFAGNPAMVYRLEHWLDDSLMQQIASEHNLAETAFLVREGNAWRIRWFTPSTEVPLCGHATLASAKVLFDLYAEAGEAIDFSSQSGPLRVTREGERLVLDFPIVQAREVPVTAALEQALGLPVEAAWQGNELLAVVASEQAVRACRPDLPALAKLPGLGVILTAPGARHDFVSRYFAPGIGIDEDPVTGSTHCTLTPYWAQRLGKRELSAYQCSPRGGELHCRLQGERVKIAGEAILVASGRLYLNEG; translated from the coding sequence ATGCAGCTTGAATTTCACCAGGTCGATGCCTTCAGCCACCGTCCCTTCGCCGGCAATCCCGCCATGGTCTATCGCCTGGAGCACTGGCTCGACGACAGCCTGATGCAGCAGATCGCCAGCGAACACAACCTGGCGGAAACCGCCTTTCTGGTGAGGGAAGGGAACGCCTGGCGTATCCGCTGGTTCACCCCGAGTACCGAGGTGCCGCTGTGCGGCCACGCCACCCTGGCCAGCGCCAAGGTGTTGTTCGACCTGTACGCCGAGGCGGGCGAGGCCATCGACTTCAGCAGTCAGTCGGGGCCCCTGAGGGTGACGCGAGAGGGGGAGCGCCTGGTGCTGGATTTTCCGATCGTCCAGGCGCGCGAGGTGCCGGTCACGGCTGCACTGGAGCAGGCCCTGGGGCTGCCGGTGGAGGCCGCCTGGCAGGGCAACGAACTGCTGGCGGTGGTCGCGTCGGAGCAGGCGGTGCGGGCCTGCCGTCCGGACCTCCCGGCCCTGGCCAAGCTGCCGGGGTTGGGGGTGATCCTCACCGCCCCCGGCGCGCGGCATGACTTCGTCTCCCGCTACTTCGCCCCGGGCATCGGCATCGACGAGGACCCGGTGACCGGCTCGACCCATTGCACTCTGACGCCCTACTGGGCCCAGCGTTTGGGCAAGCGGGAGTTGAGCGCCTATCAGTGTTCGCCGCGGGGTGGGGAGTTGCATTGCCGCCTGCAGGGCGAGCGGGTGAAGATCGCCGGCGAGGCGATACTGGTCGCCAGCGGCCGGCTCTACTTGAACGAGGGGTGA
- a CDS encoding substrate-binding periplasmic protein, translating into MPLRPWWSSSLPAAVLALALLVGSPAARAETLVIAGDPWCPVNCEPGSAQPGIFVELAQDIFAEAGIEVKYRLINWARALHAARRGRINAVIGAGQADAPDFLFTPTPVSLSRMCFYVLADSGWRFTGWQDLGGQRLGVIHDYSYGRELDAYVQAHGGDPARVQQAYGDRALEANIDKLLNGRIDVTVANTWVMQNWLRRQGRVGALRNAGCRQPDVAIYLAFSPALASSRRHVELFEAGLRRRQADGRLQRLLERYGVSEP; encoded by the coding sequence ATGCCCCTCCGACCCTGGTGGAGTTCTTCCTTGCCGGCTGCCGTGCTGGCGCTGGCGTTGCTTGTCGGCAGTCCCGCTGCCCGGGCGGAAACCCTGGTGATAGCCGGCGATCCCTGGTGCCCGGTGAATTGCGAGCCGGGCTCGGCGCAGCCGGGGATCTTCGTCGAGCTGGCGCAGGACATCTTCGCCGAGGCGGGGATCGAGGTGAAATACCGTTTGATCAACTGGGCGCGGGCGCTGCATGCGGCGCGGCGGGGGCGGATCAACGCGGTCATAGGTGCCGGTCAGGCGGATGCCCCCGACTTTCTCTTCACGCCGACGCCGGTGAGCCTGTCGCGCATGTGTTTCTATGTGCTGGCGGACAGCGGCTGGCGCTTCACGGGCTGGCAGGACTTGGGCGGCCAACGCCTCGGGGTGATCCACGACTACAGCTATGGCCGCGAGCTGGATGCTTACGTGCAGGCCCATGGCGGCGATCCGGCGCGGGTGCAGCAGGCCTATGGCGACCGCGCCCTGGAGGCGAATATCGACAAGCTGCTCAATGGGCGCATCGACGTCACCGTGGCGAACACCTGGGTGATGCAGAACTGGCTGCGGCGTCAGGGCCGTGTCGGGGCGCTGCGTAATGCCGGGTGCCGGCAGCCGGACGTGGCCATCTACCTGGCCTTCTCGCCGGCGCTGGCGAGCAGTCGGCGGCATGTCGAGCTGTTCGAGGCGGGGCTGCGGCGGCGTCAGGCCGATGGCCGCCTGCAGCGCCTGCTGGAGCGTTACGGAGTCAGCGAGCCCTGA
- a CDS encoding alpha/beta fold hydrolase yields the protein MRALLLLVALLVVLPSVASERCDARVATEKVALGTVHLAYQSIGRDSDPVLLLVMGLGGQLIHWPDEVVTRLCGQGFRVIRFDNRDVGLSSWAQAAPSANLAYEALRYRLGLSVAAPYSLRDMAGDALGLMDALGVSQFHVLGASMGGMIAQHLADLAPVRVQSLTLIMTSSGAQGLPSPSPELLALLGRREAPSREVALQQQADLLAALGSPAVSDDRELLLQQAEVAYDRAFNPEGVQRQLLAILAEPSRVALLNRLRVPTLVVHGTADPLLPVMHGVHVAAHVRGSELRLIPGLAHRFQDAFKEPLLAAVLPYLKAHRQEGRWARL from the coding sequence ATGCGTGCGTTACTGCTGCTCGTCGCGCTGCTCGTTGTTCTGCCGTCCGTGGCGAGCGAGCGTTGCGATGCCCGGGTGGCGACCGAGAAGGTGGCATTGGGCACCGTACACCTGGCCTACCAGAGCATCGGCCGCGACAGCGACCCGGTGTTGCTGCTGGTCATGGGTCTCGGCGGTCAGCTGATCCACTGGCCGGACGAGGTGGTGACGCGCCTATGCGGCCAGGGTTTTCGGGTGATACGTTTCGACAACCGCGATGTCGGCCTGAGCAGCTGGGCGCAGGCCGCGCCCAGCGCCAATCTCGCTTACGAGGCGCTGCGCTATCGCCTGGGGCTGTCGGTCGCGGCGCCCTACAGCCTGCGCGACATGGCCGGCGATGCCCTGGGCCTGATGGATGCATTGGGCGTTTCGCAGTTCCATGTGCTGGGCGCCAGCATGGGCGGGATGATCGCCCAGCACCTGGCCGACCTGGCGCCGGTGCGGGTGCAGAGCCTGACCCTGATCATGACCAGCTCCGGTGCCCAGGGGCTGCCGTCGCCCAGCCCGGAGCTATTGGCATTGCTGGGCCGGCGCGAGGCGCCGAGCCGCGAGGTGGCGTTGCAGCAACAGGCCGACCTGCTCGCCGCCCTCGGCAGCCCCGCGGTCAGCGACGATCGCGAACTGCTGCTGCAGCAGGCCGAGGTCGCCTACGACCGCGCCTTCAATCCCGAGGGGGTGCAGCGGCAGTTGCTGGCGATACTCGCCGAGCCGAGCCGGGTCGCGTTGCTCAACCGCCTGCGCGTGCCGACCCTGGTGGTGCATGGCACGGCCGACCCGCTGCTGCCGGTGATGCATGGCGTGCATGTGGCCGCGCATGTCCGCGGCAGCGAACTGAGGCTCATCCCCGGGCTGGCCCACCGCTTTCAGGACGCCTTCAAGGAGCCCCTGCTGGCGGCGGTGTTGCCCTATCTGAAGGCCCACCGCCAGGAAGGGCGCTGGGCGCGGCTGTGA
- the ybaK gene encoding Cys-tRNA(Pro) deacylase produces the protein MTPAIDLLKKAKAEHRVHSYAHDPKAPSYGLEAAEKLALEPARVFKTLLAASEKGELLVAVVPVAGSLDLKALAQAAGVKKADMADPQAAQRATGYLLGGISPLGQKKRLRTFIDESAQHCASIFVSAGRRGLEVELTAEVLALHTQARFAAIGRS, from the coding sequence ATGACGCCCGCTATCGATTTGTTAAAAAAAGCCAAGGCCGAACACCGGGTGCACAGCTACGCGCATGATCCCAAGGCCCCCTCCTATGGCCTGGAGGCGGCGGAGAAGCTCGCCCTGGAGCCGGCGCGGGTGTTCAAGACGCTGCTGGCCGCCAGCGAGAAGGGCGAGTTGCTGGTGGCCGTGGTGCCGGTGGCCGGTAGCCTCGATCTCAAGGCCCTGGCCCAGGCCGCGGGGGTGAAGAAGGCCGATATGGCCGATCCCCAGGCGGCGCAGCGCGCCACCGGTTACCTGCTCGGCGGTATCAGCCCGCTGGGGCAGAAGAAGCGTCTGCGCACCTTCATCGACGAGTCGGCGCAGCATTGCGCGAGCATCTTCGTCAGCGCCGGGCGCCGTGGCCTGGAGGTCGAGTTGACGGCCGAGGTGCTGGCCCTGCATACCCAGGCGCGGTTCGCCGCCATCGGTCGCAGTTGA
- the glpD gene encoding glycerol-3-phosphate dehydrogenase, translated as MSSRPKHNAPLAEVYDLAVVGGGINGVGIAADAAGRGLAVFLCEKDDLAQHTSSASSKLIHGGLRYLEHYEFRLVREALAEREVLLAKAPHIVRPLRFILPHRPHLRPAWMIRAGLFLYDHLGKREQLPASRGLRFGADSPLKAEITRGFEYSDCWVDDARLVVLNAMAAREHGAHIHPRSRCVSARRSKGLWHIHLERADGSRYSIRARALVNAAGPWVARFIRDDLKQPSPYGIRLIQGSHIVVPRLFDGEQAYILQNEDRRIVFAIPYLERFTLIGTTDREYQGDPAEVAISDEEVDYLLNVVNAHFKRPLRRDDILHSYAGVRPLCDDESDEPSAITRDYTLALSAQPGVAPLLSVFGGKLTTYRKLAEAALAQLAPYFPRMGPNWTAGSPLPGGEQLESPDILAEALCSRHPWLPTALARRWASSYGSRSRSLLEGAQRLEDLGEHLGGGLYAREVDYLCREEWAMTAADILWRRSKLGLFMTSAQQERLEHYLRLGSPHSPEDAHAA; from the coding sequence ATGTCATCTCGCCCCAAGCACAACGCCCCCCTCGCCGAAGTCTATGACCTGGCCGTCGTCGGCGGCGGCATCAACGGCGTCGGCATAGCCGCCGACGCCGCGGGCCGCGGCCTCGCGGTCTTTCTCTGCGAAAAGGACGACCTGGCCCAGCACACCTCCTCGGCCAGCAGCAAGCTGATCCACGGCGGCCTGCGCTACCTGGAGCACTATGAATTCCGCCTGGTGCGCGAAGCCCTGGCCGAGCGCGAAGTGCTGCTGGCCAAGGCGCCGCATATCGTCAGGCCCCTGCGCTTCATCCTGCCGCACCGCCCTCACCTGCGCCCGGCCTGGATGATTCGCGCCGGCCTGTTCCTCTACGACCACCTCGGCAAACGCGAACAACTGCCCGCCTCGCGCGGCCTGCGTTTCGGCGCCGACAGTCCGCTCAAGGCCGAGATCACCCGTGGTTTCGAATACTCCGACTGCTGGGTCGACGACGCCCGCCTGGTGGTACTCAACGCCATGGCCGCCCGCGAACACGGCGCCCATATCCACCCCCGCAGCCGCTGCGTCAGCGCGCGGCGCAGCAAGGGCCTATGGCATATCCACCTGGAACGCGCCGACGGCAGCCGCTATTCGATCCGCGCCCGCGCCCTGGTCAACGCCGCCGGCCCCTGGGTAGCGCGCTTCATCCGCGACGACCTCAAGCAGCCATCGCCCTATGGCATCCGCCTGATCCAGGGCAGCCACATCGTGGTGCCACGGCTGTTCGACGGCGAACAGGCCTATATCCTGCAAAACGAGGACAGGCGCATCGTCTTCGCCATCCCCTACCTGGAGCGCTTCACCCTGATCGGCACCACCGACCGCGAATACCAGGGCGACCCGGCCGAGGTGGCGATCAGCGACGAGGAGGTCGACTACCTGCTGAATGTGGTCAACGCCCATTTCAAACGGCCGCTGCGCCGCGACGACATCCTGCATAGCTACGCCGGCGTGCGGCCGCTGTGCGACGACGAATCCGACGAGCCCTCGGCCATCACCCGCGACTACACCCTGGCCCTGTCCGCCCAACCGGGCGTGGCCCCGCTGCTCTCGGTGTTCGGCGGCAAGCTGACCACCTACCGCAAGCTGGCCGAGGCGGCGCTGGCACAGCTGGCGCCCTATTTCCCGCGGATGGGTCCGAACTGGACCGCCGGCAGCCCCCTGCCGGGTGGCGAACAGCTGGAAAGCCCCGACATCCTGGCCGAGGCCCTGTGCAGCCGGCACCCCTGGCTGCCGACCGCCCTAGCCCGGCGCTGGGCCAGCAGCTACGGCAGCCGCAGCAGATCGCTGCTGGAAGGCGCCCAGCGCCTGGAGGACCTCGGCGAGCACCTCGGCGGCGGCCTCTATGCGCGGGAAGTGGACTACCTGTGCCGGGAGGAATGGGCCATGACCGCCGCGGATATCCTCTGGCGGCGGAGCAAACTGGGGCTGTTTATGACTTCGGCGCAGCAGGAACGGCTGGAGCACTACCTGCGCCTGGGGTCGCCACACAGCCCGGAAGACGCCCACGCGGCCTGA
- the glpK gene encoding glycerol kinase GlpK has product MSHYLLAIDQGTTSSRAIVFDREGMVQARAQQEFQQFFPQDGWVEHDGEELWRSTLEVCRQALQQGGLSAEAITAIGITNQRETTLVWDAVTGEPIYRAIVWQDRRTADYCAELKADGHEAMVSAKTGLLIDPYFSGTKLRWILDNVAGARERAERGELRFGTVDCFLLWRLTGGAAHRTDASNASRTLLFNIHTQQWDEDLLELLAIPRSLLPDVLDCAAPFGTCEAQLLGAPIPVLGMAGDQQAALIGQACFQPGMVKSTYGTGCFMIQNTGSTPVTSSNRLLTTVGYRLGGEVTYAVEGSIFVAGAAVQWLRDGIKLINHASDCEALAEQTGEASGVYLVPAFTGLGAPYWDPKARGAIFGLTRDTGIKEIVTAGLQSVCYQTRDLLEAMAQDGAAAPSALRVDGGMVVNNWLMQFLADILGVPVERPEVTETTALGVAYLAGLQAGLYRDLEEIAGHWRRQQRFEPHMADAPRDELYRGWLNAVQRVRSEA; this is encoded by the coding sequence GTGTCCCACTATCTGTTAGCCATCGATCAGGGAACCACCAGCAGCCGGGCCATCGTGTTCGACCGCGAGGGCATGGTGCAGGCGCGGGCACAACAGGAGTTCCAGCAGTTCTTTCCCCAGGACGGCTGGGTCGAACACGACGGCGAGGAGCTCTGGCGCAGTACCCTGGAGGTGTGCCGTCAGGCCTTGCAACAGGGCGGCCTGAGCGCCGAGGCGATCACCGCCATCGGCATCACCAACCAGCGCGAGACCACCCTGGTGTGGGATGCCGTCACCGGCGAGCCCATCTACCGGGCCATCGTCTGGCAGGATCGGCGCACCGCCGACTACTGCGCCGAGTTGAAGGCCGACGGCCACGAGGCCATGGTCAGCGCCAAGACCGGGTTGCTGATCGATCCCTATTTCTCCGGTACCAAGCTGCGCTGGATACTCGACAACGTGGCAGGCGCCCGCGAGCGTGCCGAACGCGGCGAGCTGCGTTTCGGCACGGTCGACTGTTTCCTGCTGTGGCGCCTGACCGGTGGCGCGGCGCATCGGACAGACGCCAGCAATGCCTCGCGCACCCTGCTGTTCAATATCCATACCCAGCAGTGGGACGAGGACTTGCTCGAGCTGCTGGCGATTCCCCGTAGCCTGTTGCCGGACGTGCTCGATTGCGCCGCGCCTTTCGGCACCTGTGAGGCGCAGCTGCTGGGCGCGCCTATCCCGGTGCTGGGCATGGCCGGCGACCAACAGGCCGCGCTGATCGGCCAGGCCTGTTTCCAGCCGGGCATGGTCAAGAGCACCTACGGCACCGGCTGCTTCATGATCCAGAACACCGGCAGCACCCCGGTGACCTCGAGCAACCGCCTGCTGACCACGGTCGGCTACCGGCTGGGCGGCGAGGTCACCTATGCCGTGGAGGGCAGCATCTTCGTCGCCGGCGCGGCGGTGCAGTGGCTGCGCGACGGCATCAAGCTGATCAACCATGCCAGCGATTGCGAGGCCCTGGCCGAACAGACCGGCGAGGCCAGCGGTGTCTACCTGGTGCCGGCCTTCACCGGCCTGGGCGCGCCCTATTGGGACCCCAAGGCGCGCGGCGCCATCTTCGGCCTGACCCGCGACACCGGGATCAAGGAAATCGTCACCGCCGGCCTGCAGTCGGTGTGCTACCAGACCCGCGACCTGCTCGAGGCCATGGCCCAGGACGGCGCCGCGGCGCCCAGCGCGCTGCGGGTGGACGGCGGCATGGTGGTCAACAACTGGCTGATGCAGTTTCTCGCCGACATCCTCGGCGTGCCGGTGGAGCGACCCGAGGTCACCGAGACCACGGCCCTCGGCGTGGCCTATCTGGCGGGACTGCAGGCGGGCCTCTATCGCGACCTGGAGGAAATTGCCGGCCATTGGCGGCGCCAGCAGCGTTTCGAGCCCCATATGGCGGACGCGCCACGGGACGAACTCTACCGTGGCTGGTTGAATGCGGTGCAGCGGGTGCGCAGCGAGGCTTGA
- a CDS encoding ABC transporter ATP-binding protein has translation MSHSLLLSLRDLSCGYHEHRVVQDLNLHLNAGDIGCLLGPSGCGKTTTLRAIAGFEPVTEGEIQLEDQVISRADFTLAPEKRRIGMVFQDYALFPHLTVAENIGFGIRKQANCERITAELLELVKLSHLGKRYPHELSGGQQQRVALARALAPEPRLLLLDEPFSNLDGELRRRLSHEVRDILKARGTSAILVTHDQEEAFAVSDHVGVFKEGKLEQWDTPYNLYHEPLTPFVASFIGQGYFIRGQLLSPDAVQTELGVIRGNRAYIWPVGSAVDVLLRPDDIVYAPDSEQKALIVGKTFLGAATLYRLQLPTGSQLESIFPSHADHLPGEEVGIRVAADHLVAFPALGSIAAHLELGDSGVRRYSSAN, from the coding sequence ATGAGCCATTCCCTGCTGCTGAGCCTGCGCGACCTGAGCTGCGGCTACCACGAGCACCGCGTCGTGCAGGACCTCAATCTGCACCTGAATGCCGGCGACATCGGCTGCCTGCTCGGTCCCTCCGGTTGCGGCAAGACCACCACCCTGCGCGCCATCGCCGGCTTCGAGCCGGTGACCGAGGGGGAGATCCAGCTGGAAGACCAGGTCATCTCCCGCGCCGACTTCACCCTGGCGCCGGAGAAGCGGCGCATCGGCATGGTGTTCCAGGACTATGCCCTGTTCCCGCATCTGACGGTGGCCGAGAACATCGGCTTCGGCATCCGCAAGCAGGCCAACTGCGAGCGCATCACCGCCGAGCTGCTGGAACTGGTCAAGCTCAGCCACCTGGGCAAGCGCTACCCTCACGAGCTGTCCGGCGGCCAGCAGCAGCGCGTGGCGCTGGCCCGGGCGCTGGCACCGGAGCCACGCCTGCTGCTGCTCGACGAACCCTTCTCCAATCTCGATGGCGAACTGCGCCGGCGCCTGAGCCACGAGGTCCGCGACATCCTCAAGGCCCGCGGCACCAGCGCCATCCTGGTCACCCACGACCAGGAGGAGGCCTTCGCCGTCAGCGACCATGTCGGGGTGTTCAAGGAAGGCAAGCTGGAGCAGTGGGATACGCCCTACAACCTGTACCACGAGCCGCTGACGCCCTTCGTCGCCAGCTTCATCGGCCAGGGCTACTTCATCCGCGGCCAGCTGCTCAGCCCGGATGCGGTACAGACCGAGCTCGGGGTGATTCGCGGCAACCGCGCCTATATCTGGCCGGTGGGCAGCGCGGTGGACGTGCTGCTGCGCCCGGACGATATCGTCTATGCGCCGGACAGCGAGCAGAAGGCGCTGATCGTCGGCAAGACCTTCCTCGGCGCCGCCACCCTGTATCGCCTGCAACTGCCCACCGGCAGCCAGCTGGAGTCGATCTTCCCCAGCCACGCCGATCATCTGCCGGGGGAGGAAGTAGGGATTCGCGTGGCCGCCGATCATCTGGTGGCCTTCCCGGCCCTGGGCAGCATCGCCGCGCACCTGGAGCTCGGCGACTCCGGCGTGCGCCGCTACAGCAGCGCCAACTGA